In Drosophila suzukii chromosome Y, CBGP_Dsuzu_IsoJpt1.0, whole genome shotgun sequence, the following proteins share a genomic window:
- the LOC139353708 gene encoding uncharacterized protein, producing the protein MGTIVLSSGDSDGESEPSSPGNRQSTTTRDPRLRPETAVQRRATSDCAPDSDSEDEPTSTPAPVSRGVSPHYTDPAGRRIYPEPYQCHPSPAGSSTSSREYNPCGRNDDDREHQAPCVEDSSDDEEGRGEQAPYVEDASDNENEDFLLDEQPGIEAPYRPHDDPIVTFPPSPVRLYVMGPDETEVAEDLGVQTERSVYLNFTHDEEMGPGPPTALSRGPSTTLSLGTSTTQDEPSPQRYPTGKAIEWESEPSDDEENTEQRLRRKEPTSAPTFSGRGPDAEVIAHNSHPQTTPTSSPSDTLMGISPTTLNLLLEETLPEMENRWWEPPSEWDSGEVVNPHPEATAPNEGRLAHESSSAPGGKLHPLPAGYTCNTTDGQVSAAARRRAARVSRQRFRIPTEEGSYQVTLKPNGAGNISFLPRSIEGM; encoded by the exons ATGGGGACGATAGTACTCTCGTCCGGCGACAGCGATGGGGAGTCTGAACCCAGTTCCCCGGGTAACCGCCAGTCGACGACCACACGAGACCCTCGGCTTCGTCCGGAAACGGC GGTCCAGCGCCGGGCAACGTCGGACTGCGCACCAGACAGCGACTCAGAGGACGAGCCGACGTCGACACCCGCTCCAGTCTCCAGGGGAGTCTCTCCCCACTATACGGACCCGGCCGGACGTCGCATCTACCCGGAGCCCTATCAATGCCACCCGAGTCCAGCCGGGTCATCGACGAGCAGCCGGGAGTACAACCCTTGCGGGCGCAACGACGACGACCGGGAGCACCAGGCGCCCTGTGTCGAAGACTCCAGCGACGACGAGGAAGGACGCGGCGAACAGGCGCCCTATGTCGAGGACGCCAGCGACAACGAGAACGAGGATTTTTTACTCGATGAGCAGCCGGGA ATAGAAGCACCGTATCGGCCACACGATGACCCGATCGTGACCTTCCCGCCGTCCCCCGTACGCCTGTACGTCATGGGGCCCGATGAGACCGAGGTAGCCGAGGACCTAGGAGTCCAGACGGAACGCTCCGTCTACCTCAACTTCACGCACGATGAAGAGATGGGACCGGGGCCGCCCACCGCGCTCTCTCGTGGACCGTCCACGACACTCTCCCTCGGGACATCCACCACGCAGGATGAGCCCAGTCCCCAGCGCTACCCTACGGGCAAAGCAATTGAGTGGGAGTCGGAGCCCAGCGACGATGAGGAGAACACCGAGCAGCGCCTTCGACGGAAGGAGCCTACATCCGCACCCACATTTAGCGGACGGGGACCAGACGCGGAGGTAATCGCCCACAATTCCCACCCCCAAACAACACCAACATCCAGCCCATCGGACACCTTGATGGGGATATCGCCCACGACACTCAACCTCCTGTTGGAAGAAACCTTACCGGAAATGGAGAACCGATGGTGGGAGCCGCCATCCGAGTGGGACTCGGGCGAGGTCGTCAACCCACATCCCGAAGCGACAGCTCCGAACGAGGGTCGCCTAGCCCACGAAAGCAGTTCCGCCCCCGGTGGCAAGCTCCATCCACTTCCGGCTGGGTATACGTGCAACACAACGGACGGCCAAGTCTCGGCCGCAGCACGACGCCGTGCAGCCCGCGTCTCACGGCAGCGCTTCAGGATCCCGACCGAGGAAGGTTCCTACCAGGTCACCCTGAAGCCGAACGGCGCAGGAAACATCTCTTTTCTTCCCCGAAGTATTGAGGGGATGTAA